The genome window GTGACGTTTGACTCGGCGGACGGCAGCGCGGTTCCCAGTCAAGAAATCCTGCACGGCGCCTCAGCGTCCGATCCGGGCGCGCCCACTCGTCAGGATTACTTTTTCGACGGCTGGTACACAGCGGCGGCGGCCGGAAGCATATGGACCTTCGACAATCCGGTGACTTCGGATCTCACTCTGTACGCGCATTGGACTAAGATACACATCGTGTCCTTTGTCGTGACAAACAGCAACGACCGGTTCCCAAGCCAGCAAGTCCTGCATGGCGCTCCCGCCGCCGATCCGGGCACACCCGCCCGGGTGGGCTATGAGTTCGGCGGCTGGTACACGGCGGAGGCCGGCGGCAGCAAGTGGAACTTTGACGATCTGGTCACTGCGGATCTCACACTGTACGCGCGTTGGCTTGAGATCATCGACAGCGGCGGCCGCGGCGGCCCTCCCGCTTCGACCCCCGCCACCTATCAGGTAACCTTTGACAGCCAAGGCGGCAGCGACGTGGCGACGCAGTCGGTGGCGCGCGGCGGCGCGGCGAAGAAACCCAGCGATCCGACGCGCTCCGGGTCCGTTTTTGCCGGTTGGTACACAGACGCGGCGGGCACAGCCGCCTACAGCTTCGCCACACCCGTCACAGCGTCAATCGCACTGTACGCCAAGTGGACGGTGGAAGGAGCGCCTGCGCCTGACACACCCGATGTGCCCAGCGGGCCGCTGGATGGTTTCTCCGACGCGGGCCAAGTTTCCAGTTGGGCCGCCGAATTTGTGGAGCGGCTGGTGGCGGCGGAGATCATCTCCGGCCGCCCGAACGGCACCATCGACCCGAAGGGCAACGTGACGCGCGCCGAGTTCACCAAGATGATCGTGTTGGGCCTGAGACTGGAGGCCGGCGAAGCGCCCAAGTCCTTCGCGGACGTGGCCGCGGGCGACTGGTTCAAGAGCGTCGTCGACGCCGCCTCCTCGCGCGGGATTGTGCTCGGCGTCTCGGAGACGGCCTTTGCCCCGAACCGCACGATCTCCCGTCAGGACCTGTGCACCATCGTCTACCGCGGATTGGTCGCGCAGGAGATGACGCTTCCGGCGCTCGAAGACGACGGCGCGTTCCCGGATGAGGCGCAGATCGCGAGCTACGCGCTGGACGCGGTGAAAACGCTGAAGCAGTTGAACATCGTCACCGGGCGCAGCAGCGGCGCCTTCGACCCGCGGGCGTACGCGACGCGCGAGGAAACCGCGAAGATCATCTGCGGCGTCATCGACACCATCGCTTCGGCCTCAGCGCCCGCTTCCACGGAGCCCGACTCCACGGAGCCTGCTTCTACGGAACCCGACTCCACCACGGAGCCTGCCACATAAGTACAAGGCACGCAAGCGCAAATTGTTTAAATATCCAGTATTTTGAAAACGAGAGAGGCGCAACGCGTCCCTCTCGTTTTCAAAATTCATCCGACAACAGGAAGTCCGCGACGTGCATGGTCTTGATACCCTCGTAATTACCGCCTGCAAATTCATCCGTGCGGAGCACATACTTCGGGTAGTTGTCGCGTATGCAGAGCAGTCTATTGTATTCCCGCTGCTCCGTCTCTGGGGTGTCAATTCGCTGCGCGACTTGAACATACAGTTTGTCCGCTTGACGGGTCGCCACAAAATCAATCTCCCCGCTTGGCAGTTGCCCAATACAGACGTCATATCCCCGGCGCAGCAATTCAAGGCACACCATATTTTCAAGCATCGCCGCCACGCTGTCGGGAGTATAGCCCAACACACTGTACCGCATGGCGGGGTCGCTCACGTAAAACTTCCCCTGCGTTTTGAGGATCTCTTTTCCCTGTATATCATACCTGGAACAGCGGTGCAGGATGAACGCGCTCACCAACTTGTTCAAATGGTTGTAAATCATCTCGTTGTCGACAGTGCGGCCCTCATTTTTTAAATATTTCGAGATGGACGAGGCCGAAAAGGTTCTGCCAATGTTGTCAAAGGCAAACCGCACGATCCGTTCCAGCTGGTCCACTTTTCGAATCTGGCTGCGCCTCACAATGTCGGTGAAGATTGTGGCGTTGTAGATGTCCCTGACAATGGTGTAAGCTTCCTCAAGCGTATATTCTTTCAGGTGAATGGCTGGGAATCCGCCATAGCGCAGATACCGCGCAAATTCACTGTACACGCTGTCCGTCTTTCCGTATTCGCCGCGAAACGTCAGATACTCTTCGAACGACAGCGGAAAGATGCGAAACGAAATATACCTGCCCGTCAGGTAGGTGGAGATCTCCGACGACATCGTGCGGGAATTTGAGCCTGTCACGTAAATGTCTACATCGAAGTCGGTCATAAAGGAGTTGA of Oscillospiraceae bacterium contains these proteins:
- a CDS encoding ATP-binding protein; protein product: MILRPRYIEKLMAYVDTPFVKVLSGVRRSGKSTILKMLADQLRARGVSEDRILVYHFDSLEHEDIKTAGLLYHRLKSRLTGGGKTYLFFDEVQEVEDWEKAVNSFMTDFDVDIYVTGSNSRTMSSEISTYLTGRYISFRIFPLSFEEYLTFRGEYGKTDSVYSEFARYLRYGGFPAIHLKEYTLEEAYTIVRDIYNATIFTDIVRRSQIRKVDQLERIVRFAFDNIGRTFSASSISKYLKNEGRTVDNEMIYNHLNKLVSAFILHRCSRYDIQGKEILKTQGKFYVSDPAMRYSVLGYTPDSVAAMLENMVCLELLRRGYDVCIGQLPSGEIDFVATRQADKLYVQVAQRIDTPETEQREYNRLLCIRDNYPKYVLRTDEFAGGNYEGIKTMHVADFLLSDEF